A genome region from Rhinopithecus roxellana isolate Shanxi Qingling chromosome 10, ASM756505v1, whole genome shotgun sequence includes the following:
- the ANP32D gene encoding LOW QUALITY PROTEIN: acidic leucine-rich nuclear phosphoprotein 32 family member D (The sequence of the model RefSeq protein was modified relative to this genomic sequence to represent the inferred CDS: inserted 3 bases in 2 codons; substituted 2 bases at 2 genomic stop codons) has translation MEMGKRIHLELRNRTPSDVKELVLDNSRSNEGKLEGLTDESEELEFLSTINVGLTSIANLPQLNKLKKLELSGNRVSGGLEVLAEKCPNLTHLNLSGNKIKDLSTIEPLKKLENFKSLDLFNCEVTNLNDYXEKVFKLLPQXSYLDGYDPDDKEASNSDAEGYVECLDDEEEDEDEEEYDEDAQVMEDXEDKEEEEGEEEEGEEEDVSGXKDEGYNNGEVDDEEDEEELGEEEEGQKRKRETEDEGEDDD, from the exons ATGGAGATGGGCAAACGGATTCATTTAGAGCTGCGGAACAGGACGCCCTCTGATGTGAAAGAACTTGTCCTGGACAACAGTCGGTCGAATGAAGGCAAATTGGAAGGCCTCACAGATGAATCTGAAGAACTGGAATTCTTAAGTACAATCAACGTAGGCCTCACCTCAATCGCAAACTTACCACAGTTAAACAAACTTAAGAAGCTTGAACTAAGCGGTAACAGAGTCTCAGGGGGCCTAGAAGTATTGGCAGAAAAGTGTCCAAACCTCACGCATCTAAATTTAAGTGGCAACAAAATTAAAGACCTCAGCACAATAGAGCCCCTGAAAAAGTTAGAAAACTTCAAGAGCTTAGACCTTTTCAATTGCGAGGTAACCAACCTGAACGACTACTGAGAAAAGGTGTTCAAGCTCCTCCCGCA TTCATATCTCGACGGCTATGACCCGGACGACAAGGAGGCCTCTAACTCGGATGCTGAGGGCTACGTGGAGTGCCTGGATGacgaggaggaggatgaggatgaggaggagtATGATGAAGATGCTCAGGTAATGGAAGACTAGGaggacaaggaggaggaggaaggtgaggaggaggaaggtgaagaggagGACGTGAGTG AGAAGGATGAAGGTTATAACAATGGAGAGGTAGATGAcgaggaagatgaagaagagcTTGGTGAAGAAGAAGAGGGTCAGAAGCGAAAACGAGAAACTGAAGATGAGGGAGAAGATGATGACTAA